The DNA window GGCGTAGGGACACATGTGGATGCACATGATTTCCCGCATCCAGCCGGCATTGCCATAGGTAGCGAAGGTAAAGAAGATAACCCAGAAGTAGACGGCGCCACTGGCATTGAGTGTCAGAACATCGGGATAGACCTCCCTTGATGGCACAAAATAGGACACGAAAGTCATGGCGGTAATAAAAGAGATTAACAACCAGGCACTGTGCTTGGCTGTCTTACGCCACACCTTATCAAAGTCCCAGGGCATCTGGTCCATCTTGATGCGCTTATTACGGGGACCTTCAAGCTTTTCTTCAAACCAAATAAAGATAAAAGTCCACACGGTTTGCGGGCAGGTATAGCCACACCAAACCCGGCCCAAGTAGGTGGTCACAAAAAACAAGGCAAAAGCGGCTATCATGAATAGCGCCGCCAACAAGGTCAGATCCTGGGGCCAGATGGTCAGGCCAAATACGTGAAACTTTTGCTCAGCCAAATTAAACCAGACGGCTTGCCGGTTCCCCCAGGGTAACCAGGGCAACACCAGAAAAAACGCCATGGCCACCCAACCCAGTCTGCGCCTGAGTCTGGTCCACAAACCATCCACTGCCCGCACATAAATCTGGTTGCGGGGGTTAAAACGATCGGCTTTGGAAGCATCAGGCTGATGAATCTTGATTCTTTCGGCCTTGGAATAATCCTTTTGCTTAGATTCCTTATTCATATCTACAGCCTTTACTGCTTTATCATTGCTTACAAACTGGCATATTATACTCTCAATGTACCGCCTTAATCACTCGAATGGATCACAAGATGAAAGGATGGATAATCCTGGCGCTGGTCGCCGGAGGTCTTTATTACCTGTACACAGAGACAGATAAGCTGGATAAGCCGATAGCCCAAACCGAAGAAGTTTTAAAAAAAATCGAGCGCAAGCTGGATGCCATGACCGGGACCAGAATAATTCGTGTCGACAGGAATGTAGCCCAACTTAAAAGCGAGTTAGCCAGTCGGTTTACCCCATCAGAACTGAGTGAATTCAATAGCGTTCTGTCCAATAGGGACACGCTGGAAGACTTCAAAGAAGAGTACTGTGGCTCTTCAAATGCCACCCATCCGATTTTCAGTAACGATAATTTGCTGTATTTGTGCGATCACCTGTAATAAAGACAATTTTCTCTGGCAAATAATTGCTCCTTTAGGCTACAACACCAAAGCCGTAGTTCTATTTTTGGCCAGCATCAGGTAAGCCTATGACCAAACAAATTTCTGATATTTTTGACCCGGAGCTCTGGGCTCCCGTCGAAGGTTTTCAATTTGAAGACATCACCTACCACAGGGCCAAAGATCAGGGTACCGTTCGCATTGCGTTTAATCGTCCCGATTGCCTTAACGCCTTCAGGCCCAAAACAGTAGACGAGCTCTATACCGCCCTGGATCACGCCAGGCAATGGTCAGATGTAGGTTGCGTACTGCTGACAGGTAACGGTCCGTCGGCCAAGGGACAATACTCCTTCTCCTCCGGCGGCGATCAGCGTATTCGCGGCAAAGACGGTTATAAATACGAAGGTGCCGAACCCGGCAGTGCCGATGTGGCACGGATGGGGCGCTTACATATCCTCGAAGTACAACGACTGATCCGTTTTATGCCCAAGGTAGTGATAGCCGTTGTCCCCGGTTGGGCCGTAGGTGGTGGCCACAGTCTGCATGTAGTGTGCGATCTGACCCTGGCTTCCAAAGAACATGCGGTCTTCAAGCAGACCGATCCGGACGTGGCAAGCTTTGACTCTGGCTACGGCAGTGCTTATCTCGCCAAAATGGTGGGGCAAAAACGGGCCCGGGAAATATTTTTCCTTGGCTTCAATTACAGTGCCGAGGAGGCTGTCGCCATGGGCATGGTGAATCGCGCCATCCCCCATGCCGAGCTGGAAATCGAAGCGCTGCGCTGGGCCAAGGAGATCAACTCAAAATCCCCAACCGCCATGCGCATGCTCAAATACGGCTTTAACCTGCCGGACGATGGCTTGGTGGGTCAACAACTGTTTGCCGGTGAGGCCACCCGTCTGGCCTATGGCACGGATGAGGCCCGTGAGGGACGGGATGCCTTTCTCGAAAAACGGGATCAGGATTATTCCCGCTTCCCCTGGCACTATTGATTGTCGAACTCTTTAATCAGAGCCACAAAAAGACGCAGCTTAAGGCTGCGTCTTTTGTCTTAATCGGCTGCCTCGTTTACCTCAATTGAACAATTCTACTTTACATGCAAATGATAACTATTGTCATCTATATCAAATCATCAATTGGGGATGCCACTATGTTAAAGACCATGACCTTTGCCATGCTGCACTTTGGTGTGGCCTTCAGCATCACTTATTTGCTCACCGGCAGCCTGCTTATCGGTGGCGCCGTTGCCCTGATTGAGCCGACGATTAATACCGTGGTGTTTTACTTCCATGAAAAAGTCTGGAAGCGGATAGAATCCAACAGGGCTGTATTAAAACAACCTGGCTAAATGTTCGATAAATTTGGCAAGCTTTTAGCAAAGCCTATTAACCGACCACAACGCAAGAATCTCAACTGTATCCAGGGTCAGTATCCCAATCCCATATTAATAACAGCAGCCTCCGATTGGGTGCCGGGACGAGTACCAGATAAGCGAAATCCATTGGCCAAGTTCCCATCATGGCAATCCAGCCTTTGTTGTATGCACTCCTTAAGCACTGTCTCCAACACTTCCGGATGCCAAGCATTAAACCAATCACCATGTAAAGACATTCCCCCCGGCGTGAACGGCGTAACCTCATATCTGTCTGAGGCTAAACGCCAGCCTCTGCTGCTGTTGGTCTCGGGGTCGGAGACTTCGGGTTTGACACCAAAAGCATAATGAAAACTGACCCTAATAATCGGCACCGGATGGCTTGCGGGGCAAACACTGCCCTGCGGGCCACCGGTATTGATAGGATATGCAAGGTGACTCTTGTGATCATAGGAGTCGAGATCCACGCCATTCCAGCAACTGGGGAAAAAGATATCCATCCTCAATCTATCCGGTTCCCGGCATTCGGGGATTCCGGTGCTCCAACGGGGATTACCAGCATCAGTGGACTCCCATGACTGACAATGCCAGCGAACAACAGCACTGTCCTGCTCATTGCCGGGTTGCGCCATATGATTGCCGGCAATCATCTTCAATCCCAGAGGAATAGTTTGAATGGACTCAAGATCATCAACCCCTGCCGAATAATAAAATATCTCATGTGCCTCTTCGTCATTACCAACCACTGCGGGAACCACGTGCCAGGCAGGCTCCCCTTGCGCATCAAGCATTCGCTCTCCGGTTTGCAAGTCATAGCTTGGTGCCAGCAGCGCCGGGATCCAATAAGAGGAGCGATTGAGCTCGTTGCCCTGACAACTGGATTCCCCGCTTGTCAGCAGCGATGTTGTATCGGTGTTTTCATCCACCAGCGTATTGCCATAGAAGCGATGTAAGTGTCCTGCATTGGCTTATCCGGGAAAGACTATCGGATCGTTGTAACCGGCGTGGGCAAAATCACAATTGATTCTGAAAATGCCGCGCCAACTGTCTTCTGCAGCCAATGTTGGCTGTACCTCGGTCGCCACCAAATCAGCGTGCACACCGGTACCAGAACCACCAGAGAAGACACTGCTGACACGCCATTGTGCAATAGCAACCTCGCTCCGCTTGCCATTGATATCCAAGCTCCAAACAGACAATTGATGCTCCTGCGGGCTCAATGGATATAGAAATAACGGACTGGAACAATCGGTAACATGGCCCCCGTCGAGTTGACACTCAAAGTTCACGGCATCGTCGGCAACAAACTCAAACTTTGCGAAAGCCTCCTGGGTGACTGACTCAGGTTTTATTTTGAAGGTCGGAGCCGCCGGTGATGCTGAATCCAATGAAGGCGGATTATCCTCTGATGACCCGCAAGCGCTCAGCGTGAGGGTAAGAACACTAATAAAGACAAACAGTGACTTATTCATGATCTATCCCCGCTTACAATGCCAGTGACCGCCATGCTGCCGACAAGGTTTTCCAGCAGCAGGCCTCGAATGGATAATTAAGATATCGGGCGCATCGTGTTCTACCACTATGTCAACATCGGAATAAAAGCGCTTTGGTTGTGGATGGGAATGCTGTGCACACCCCATCAACAAAAGGGAAAAGAGGCCCATTAACCCCAAATACTTGCCAGCCATAGGATCCACCATTCTGTGTCAAAAGGTTAACTGCATCTTAGTGGCTGGGATGTAAAGTTCCGTCAACCCTGTGCAAAGGTTGAGTAAAAGTGCACAAAGCTACGAATAAAGGCTGCGGATTAAGGTGGGCAAAAACAAAAACCTCCCCGAAGGGAGGTTTATTTTTTGCCCGTGTTATTCGACGGTCACCGACTTGGCAAGGTTACGTGGCTGATCCACATCCGTACCTTTAATCAGCGCCACATGGTAGGACAGCAACTGCAGTGGGATTGTGTAGATCAGCGGCGCCATAAACTCATCACAGTGGGGCACAGGGATCACCTTCATTGTGTCGTCGGACTGGAACTCGGCGTCCTTGTCGGCGAACACATACATCAAGCCACCGCGGGCGCGCACTTCCTCGACGTTGGATTTGAGTTTTTCCAACAGCTCGTTATTGGGCGCC is part of the Shewanella cyperi genome and encodes:
- a CDS encoding 1,4-dihydroxy-2-naphthoyl-CoA synthase; this translates as MTKQISDIFDPELWAPVEGFQFEDITYHRAKDQGTVRIAFNRPDCLNAFRPKTVDELYTALDHARQWSDVGCVLLTGNGPSAKGQYSFSSGGDQRIRGKDGYKYEGAEPGSADVARMGRLHILEVQRLIRFMPKVVIAVVPGWAVGGGHSLHVVCDLTLASKEHAVFKQTDPDVASFDSGYGSAYLAKMVGQKRAREIFFLGFNYSAEEAVAMGMVNRAIPHAELEIEALRWAKEINSKSPTAMRMLKYGFNLPDDGLVGQQLFAGEATRLAYGTDEAREGRDAFLEKRDQDYSRFPWHY
- a CDS encoding DUF2061 domain-containing protein, with the protein product MLKTMTFAMLHFGVAFSITYLLTGSLLIGGAVALIEPTINTVVFYFHEKVWKRIESNRAVLKQPG
- a CDS encoding DUF1996 domain-containing protein; protein product: MDENTDTTSLLTSGESSCQGNELNRSSYWIPALLAPSYDLQTGERMLDAQGEPAWHVVPAVVGNDEEAHEIFYYSAGVDDLESIQTIPLGLKMIAGNHMAQPGNEQDSAVVRWHCQSWESTDAGNPRWSTGIPECREPDRLRMDIFFPSCWNGVDLDSYDHKSHLAYPINTGGPQGSVCPASHPVPIIRVSFHYAFGVKPEVSDPETNSSRGWRLASDRYEVTPFTPGGMSLHGDWFNAWHPEVLETVLKECIQQRLDCHDGNLANGFRLSGTRPGTQSEAAVINMGLGY